In the Malania oleifera isolate guangnan ecotype guangnan chromosome 1, ASM2987363v1, whole genome shotgun sequence genome, one interval contains:
- the LOC131145917 gene encoding photosystem I reaction center subunit N, chloroplastic, whose amino-acid sequence MASINSSVLACNYAISLVGSPDLKSKLTSTLPSAASSATYRHKLPVIKAQQARVFNSKEANGSEPRRAALLYLAATVFTTAAAVSTASSVNASVFDEYLEKSKANKQLNDKKRLATSGANLARAYTVEFGTCKFPENFTGCQDLAKRKKVPFLSDDLELECKGKDKYKCGSNVFWKW is encoded by the exons ATGGCATCCATTAACTCCAGTGTGCTGGCATGCAACTATGCCATCTCACTAGTCGGATCTCCTGACCTTAAGTCGAAGCTCACTTCCACACTGCCGTCGGCTGCATCCTCTGCTACTTACCGTCATAAACTACCTGTGATCAAAGCGCAACAGGCCAGGGTCTTCAACTCAAAAGAAGCAAATGGAAGTGAACCAAGAAGAGCTGCACTTCTCTACCTGGCTGCCACAGTTTTCACCACTGCTGCCGCTGTGTCCACTGCGTCTTCTGTCAATGCTAGTGTCTTCGACGAGTATCTCGAAAAGAGCAAAGCAAACAAG CAACTGAATGACAAGAAGAGGCTGGCCACGAGTGGCGCTAACTTGGCAAGAGCATACACGGTTGAATTTGGCACGTGCAAATTCCCCGAGAACTTCACCGGCTGCCAAGATCTTGCCAAGAGAAAG AAAGTGCCATTTCTCTCTGACGACCTGGAATTGGAGTGCAAAGGGAAGGACAAATACAAGTGCGGGTCCAATGTTTTCTGGAAATGGTGA